The Metabacillus schmidteae genome has a segment encoding these proteins:
- a CDS encoding YjcZ family sporulation protein, which produces MHCYSDCGYPYAGGYGYGNSFVLIVVLFILLIIVGAAYIN; this is translated from the coding sequence ATGCATTGCTATTCTGATTGTGGTTATCCATATGCTGGTGGGTATGGTTACGGAAACAGCTTCGTATTAATCGTTGTACTTTTCATCTTATTAATCATCGTAGGTGCAGCGTATATTAACTAA
- a CDS encoding YozE family protein — MKSFYHYLMKYRHPKPQDELSKFANDAYADHGFPKNTDDYDEISSYLEMNGSYLKSMNVFDDAWDRYENEVLNNI, encoded by the coding sequence ATGAAATCTTTTTATCATTATTTAATGAAATATCGTCATCCTAAGCCACAGGATGAACTTTCTAAATTTGCTAATGATGCATATGCAGACCACGGTTTTCCGAAAAATACGGATGATTATGATGAAATAAGCTCTTATTTAGAAATGAATGGCTCTTATTTAAAAAGCATGAATGTTTTTGATGATGCATGGGATAGGTATGAAAATGAAGTCTTAAACAATATTTAA
- the msrA gene encoding peptide-methionine (S)-S-oxide reductase MsrA — protein sequence MSNNHNLELATFAGGCFWCMVQPFDELPGIESVISGYTGGEKENPTYEEVCSNTTGHLEAVQITFNPDIFPYEKLLELFWQQIDPTDEGGQFYDRGESYRTAIFYHSEEQKKLADQSKESLEKSNRFSKPIVTEIREAKPFYPAEEYHQDFYKKSTGRYKQYRTGSGRDRFIEQHWQDKDYLKSSLTPMQYEVTQNNGTEPPFHNEFWNHDEDGIYVDIVSGKPLFSSKDKYDAGCGWPSFTKPLQDYEVVEKLDTSHGMVRTEVRSKTADSHLGHVFDDGPGPSRLRYCINSAALKFIPKRDLENEGYGKYIPLFEK from the coding sequence ATGAGCAATAATCATAATTTAGAATTAGCTACTTTTGCAGGAGGATGTTTCTGGTGTATGGTCCAACCTTTTGATGAATTACCAGGTATTGAGAGCGTGATATCGGGTTATACAGGTGGAGAAAAAGAAAATCCTACATATGAAGAAGTTTGTTCAAATACAACTGGACACTTAGAAGCTGTACAAATAACATTTAATCCTGATATTTTTCCGTATGAAAAGTTATTGGAATTGTTTTGGCAACAAATTGATCCGACTGATGAAGGCGGTCAATTTTATGATCGCGGGGAATCATATCGAACGGCTATTTTTTATCACTCCGAAGAGCAGAAGAAACTTGCTGATCAATCTAAAGAAAGTCTCGAAAAAAGTAACAGGTTTTCTAAACCGATTGTAACTGAAATTCGTGAAGCAAAGCCTTTTTATCCTGCTGAAGAATATCATCAGGATTTTTATAAAAAAAGTACAGGTCGGTATAAGCAATATCGGACCGGTTCTGGACGAGATCGTTTTATTGAACAACATTGGCAAGATAAAGATTATCTAAAATCTTCTTTAACACCAATGCAGTACGAGGTCACTCAAAATAATGGGACAGAGCCGCCATTTCACAATGAATTTTGGAATCATGATGAAGACGGCATATATGTTGATATTGTTTCTGGAAAACCCTTATTCAGTTCAAAGGATAAATATGACGCAGGATGTGGATGGCCAAGCTTTACTAAGCCTCTTCAAGATTATGAAGTAGTTGAAAAGCTAGATACTTCTCATGGTATGGTTAGAACTGAAGTGAGAAGTAAAACGGCTGATTCACATCTGGGTCATGTATTTGATGATGGGCCTGGACCAAGTAGGTTAAGATATTGTATTAATTCTGCAGCATTAAAATTTATTCCAAAGAGGGATTTGGAAAATGAAGGTTATGGAAAATATATTCCTTTATTTGAAAAATAA
- a CDS encoding S1C family serine protease → MKKRIIGSIIVSLLVWIAGGVGFFYIKEFTAKQVYSDSMILKQNNDVNKYHPPLELKEIIREAQKKVVMVELEDGTVGSGFLYNNKGDIITNAHVISGAKQVKIRTTDAMGYDGEIIGISTETDVAVVRVKGLENIEPLKLSPNTTLELGDEILALGSPLGFQNTVTTGIISGTDRELDVEPYKYDNVYQISAPIAPGNSGGPLIDRKTGSVVGINSARIEQGSIGFSLPIGTVLPLVNSWSETPMKNLPIVEAVDEVEEIDENKIIETADYLVSYYIDSLNYKDFVTAYSLLGSNWQTNTDFQSFRNDYLNIISIKVEELKTTKNEDKILVETVLSIVEKTGNGQKNTSKKVNYVVAYENDQAKIISKEYLD, encoded by the coding sequence ATGAAGAAAAGAATAATAGGTAGTATCATAGTATCCCTTCTAGTTTGGATTGCGGGTGGTGTAGGCTTTTTTTACATTAAGGAATTTACCGCAAAACAAGTTTACTCAGATTCAATGATTTTAAAACAAAACAATGATGTAAATAAGTACCACCCCCCACTTGAGTTAAAAGAAATCATTCGAGAAGCACAAAAAAAAGTCGTGATGGTTGAATTAGAGGATGGAACAGTCGGTTCTGGCTTTCTTTATAATAACAAAGGAGACATTATCACAAACGCACATGTAATAAGTGGTGCAAAACAGGTGAAAATTCGGACAACTGATGCGATGGGATATGATGGAGAAATTATTGGGATTAGTACTGAAACAGATGTTGCTGTTGTAAGAGTTAAAGGCTTAGAGAATATTGAACCATTAAAGCTGTCACCAAATACAACACTCGAATTAGGTGATGAAATTTTAGCTTTGGGAAGTCCCTTAGGATTTCAAAATACTGTAACAACTGGAATTATTAGTGGGACCGACAGAGAACTGGACGTAGAACCGTATAAGTATGATAATGTCTATCAAATATCTGCTCCGATTGCTCCAGGGAATAGTGGCGGACCTTTAATTGATCGGAAAACAGGTAGTGTCGTGGGAATTAATTCGGCAAGAATTGAACAAGGAAGCATCGGATTTAGCCTTCCTATTGGAACTGTACTGCCATTAGTTAATAGCTGGTCAGAAACTCCTATGAAAAACTTACCGATTGTAGAAGCAGTTGACGAAGTTGAAGAAATCGATGAAAATAAAATAATTGAGACAGCGGATTATCTTGTCAGCTATTATATTGATAGTTTAAATTATAAGGATTTTGTGACAGCATATTCACTATTGGGAAGTAATTGGCAAACAAACACTGATTTTCAATCATTTAGAAACGACTATTTGAATATTATATCAATTAAGGTTGAAGAACTTAAGACTACTAAGAATGAAGATAAAATTCTTGTAGAAACAGTGTTATCGATTGTGGAAAAAACAGGAAATGGACAAAAAAACACTTCTAAAAAAGTAAATTACGTTGTAGCTTATGAAAATGACCAAGCTAAAATTATTTCTAAGGAATATCTTGATTAG
- a CDS encoding serine/threonine protein kinase yields the protein MLINKWIELVEKPLNPLTVVENKYMITEILGKGSYGFTYLVEDEQKNQKVLKQLRKYKRLDHAGSMAFDREAFILSDFKHPAFPQFHENFEDKNQKRFIVMEYKKGKTYEQLIFDDGVRYTEKESLKELYDVLMLVKIIHEKGYIHRDLRIPNILKHENTHYIIDFGLARKSTDRVEKEEKLKRLDKKLFREISYKSDFYALGHFLLFLLYSSYEPESSKKKTWEDELRISNQCKMILRKMLQLDEPYEEVTQVIHDVKKCLH from the coding sequence GTGTTAATCAATAAGTGGATCGAGCTAGTAGAAAAACCACTGAATCCTCTAACAGTTGTAGAAAATAAATATATGATCACCGAAATACTAGGAAAGGGAAGCTATGGATTTACGTATTTAGTTGAAGATGAACAAAAAAATCAAAAGGTTCTAAAACAATTAAGAAAATATAAAAGACTTGATCATGCAGGAAGCATGGCGTTTGATCGGGAGGCCTTCATATTAAGTGATTTTAAACACCCAGCTTTTCCTCAATTCCATGAAAATTTTGAAGATAAGAACCAAAAGAGATTTATTGTTATGGAGTATAAAAAAGGTAAGACATATGAACAATTAATCTTTGATGATGGTGTTCGGTATACCGAAAAAGAGTCATTAAAAGAACTCTACGATGTCCTTATGCTTGTGAAGATTATCCATGAAAAAGGATATATCCATCGGGATCTTAGAATTCCTAATATATTAAAACATGAGAATACCCATTATATTATTGATTTTGGTTTAGCAAGGAAATCTACTGATCGAGTTGAAAAGGAAGAAAAACTAAAACGATTGGACAAAAAATTATTTCGAGAAATCTCCTATAAAAGTGATTTTTATGCATTAGGACATTTTCTATTATTTCTGCTTTATTCATCATATGAACCTGAATCTTCTAAAAAGAAAACATGGGAGGATGAATTAAGGATTTCTAATCAATGTAAAATGATTTTGCGAAAAATGCTGCAATTAGATGAGCCTTACGAGGAAGTTACTCAAGTTATACATGATGTGAAAAAATGTCTTCATTAG
- a CDS encoding DNA alkylation repair protein: MSSPYLCPNCKTNRTRFNIIEQQVKSVKLNPQTGDVLEEIDQSALDPFHLSYKGPDYRIQCGTCGLIEDEISFIKRAQINQ; the protein is encoded by the coding sequence ATGTCATCACCATATTTATGTCCTAATTGCAAAACGAATCGAACAAGATTTAATATTATTGAACAACAAGTTAAATCTGTAAAATTAAATCCCCAAACCGGAGATGTTTTGGAAGAAATCGATCAATCCGCATTAGACCCATTTCACCTCTCATATAAAGGACCAGATTATCGGATTCAATGCGGAACTTGTGGCTTAATTGAGGATGAAATCTCTTTTATAAAACGAGCGCAAATCAATCAATAA
- a CDS encoding DUF2515 family protein, with translation MKDEMTIKLDQVLKTVLTNKTPIIITKKEKEFISKIKYKTELLNKNNITRTKAYLSFYLEFPEIHWAFLAHMVSRNGGYNMTDLKSSLLSPFLTPNQQVTLFHFLERANSLIFHDAYPQLLLYKKSKEENTSYFHLLPVFSVSTFMIPIWEYFLQNKLDPILLTYALITNEQHYVENHLMSLNETKQSILHTFMYLIQETLGFTHVIFPYKRYLFLRKYSLSGIEVHNFQSVQTRINIGKKLYQILFSKHSYSSTFDFAKNQVHSGSRSDYWPHEYTTRQNKSKIFSPTLCLVWENVKHHYPKNKDWYTNFSQIQSWKDEDKVDFKDITRDVKRDLKLLKSLGKVPNLMK, from the coding sequence ATGAAAGATGAAATGACCATTAAACTGGATCAGGTGTTAAAGACTGTACTTACAAATAAAACACCCATCATAATAACCAAAAAAGAAAAAGAATTCATATCAAAAATTAAATACAAAACAGAATTATTAAATAAAAATAATATAACCCGTACAAAAGCTTACCTTTCTTTTTATTTAGAATTCCCGGAAATTCATTGGGCATTTTTGGCTCATATGGTTTCACGCAATGGCGGATATAATATGACAGATTTAAAAAGCTCTTTACTATCACCCTTTTTAACTCCAAATCAACAAGTTACCCTTTTCCATTTCCTTGAACGTGCTAATTCATTAATCTTTCATGATGCCTATCCTCAACTGCTTCTATATAAAAAAAGCAAAGAAGAAAATACATCCTATTTTCATTTACTACCTGTTTTTTCTGTCTCTACATTTATGATTCCGATTTGGGAATATTTTTTACAAAACAAATTAGATCCTATTCTTCTGACATATGCACTAATTACAAATGAGCAACATTATGTTGAAAACCATCTCATGTCATTAAACGAGACAAAACAATCCATTCTTCACACTTTTATGTATTTGATACAAGAAACATTAGGGTTTACCCATGTTATTTTTCCTTATAAACGATATTTATTTTTAAGAAAATATTCATTATCAGGTATTGAAGTACACAACTTTCAATCTGTACAAACTCGAATCAATATTGGAAAAAAACTATATCAAATCCTGTTTTCGAAGCACTCATATTCTTCTACTTTTGATTTTGCCAAGAACCAAGTACATTCAGGTTCCCGTTCTGACTATTGGCCGCATGAATATACGACAAGGCAGAATAAATCAAAAATTTTCAGCCCAACACTTTGTCTTGTATGGGAAAATGTTAAACATCATTATCCTAAGAACAAGGATTGGTATACGAATTTCTCACAGATTCAATCTTGGAAAGATGAAGATAAAGTGGATTTCAAGGATATAACGAGAGATGTTAAGCGGGATCTAAAATTATTGAAGTCTTTAGGTAAAGTTCCAAACTTGATGAAATAA
- the ypmT gene encoding protein YpmT translates to MKNKFMVLALVAILVSLIFGGIAWQKLVAENMDEVYLNLAYSTMCLSVAFYLWHIKDEKSKS, encoded by the coding sequence ATGAAAAATAAATTCATGGTATTGGCACTTGTTGCAATTCTTGTTTCGCTCATTTTTGGTGGAATAGCGTGGCAGAAACTTGTTGCTGAGAATATGGATGAAGTATATTTAAATCTTGCATATAGTACGATGTGTCTTAGTGTTGCATTTTATTTATGGCATATAAAAGATGAAAAATCAAAATCATAA
- a CDS encoding YpmS family protein translates to MKKWKMLFLVLAGINLLFLIFIISLLFMPVEQPPENNKTSQLDGQGTVPFLIRTEKSTLTKLVNHYLEQETDQENLKYYVELEDNVNVYGVIKAFNKEIDMKLILEPKVKEDGNVQLLVNELAIGQLKLPVSYVLKYMSTNYDLPEYVVIDSSEKLIDIHLNELNLKNGLSARAESFNLAKDDITFTLYVPLP, encoded by the coding sequence ATGAAAAAATGGAAGATGTTGTTTCTTGTACTTGCTGGTATTAATTTGCTTTTTTTGATTTTTATTATCTCCCTTTTATTTATGCCAGTTGAACAACCTCCAGAAAATAATAAAACATCACAACTTGATGGACAAGGAACAGTCCCTTTCTTAATTCGTACTGAAAAAAGTACGTTGACTAAATTAGTGAATCATTATCTGGAGCAAGAAACTGACCAAGAAAACTTAAAGTATTATGTAGAATTAGAAGATAATGTAAATGTCTATGGTGTTATTAAGGCTTTTAACAAGGAAATTGATATGAAACTAATTCTTGAACCGAAAGTTAAAGAAGATGGAAATGTGCAATTGCTTGTAAATGAATTAGCTATAGGCCAATTAAAACTCCCGGTATCATATGTATTAAAGTATATGAGTACTAACTATGATCTTCCGGAATATGTTGTCATAGACTCAAGTGAAAAACTTATAGATATTCACTTAAATGAACTGAATTTGAAAAATGGCTTAAGTGCCCGAGCGGAATCATTCAATCTTGCGAAAGATGATATAACCTTCACATTATATGTTCCATTACCTTAA
- a CDS encoding CapA family protein — translation MKENHTALSRTRSKKGKKRRRLKKVYRRLLTMFCFVIIVLSVYNYIKSDKQIETIKTHETKEAKNDQEKEIEKQPIKQTNTTITISAAGDFTLGRDETYAYQGSFDDVATQNGLPYFLEGLNSLFLEDDFTTVNLETTLTNSNEKADKTFRFKGDPKYAEILKMGGIETVNLANNHIFDYLEQGYKDTKTALENEEIGYFGYEDSYITKIKGVRIGALGYEGWQDTSVIRAQIMDDIEELREQGAQIILIHFHWGDEKQYVPNETQTSLAKFSIDSGADLILGHHPHVIQGIEEYKGKFIVYSLGNFMFGGNKNPSDKDTFVFQQTFYIENGILSEKKEINVIPFSISSVTSHNNYQPTLLNGKEHERVKEKIILYSNQITESDWLVYEKDSETSE, via the coding sequence ATGAAGGAGAATCATACGGCATTATCGAGAACAAGGTCAAAGAAAGGGAAAAAGCGAAGAAGGTTAAAGAAAGTTTACAGACGATTGTTAACAATGTTTTGTTTTGTCATCATTGTCCTATCAGTATACAATTACATAAAGTCAGACAAACAGATAGAAACAATCAAAACTCATGAAACCAAAGAAGCTAAAAATGATCAAGAAAAAGAAATAGAAAAACAACCAATAAAACAAACAAATACAACGATAACAATAAGTGCTGCCGGTGATTTTACATTAGGAAGAGATGAAACGTATGCTTATCAAGGATCATTTGACGATGTAGCTACTCAAAACGGCTTGCCATATTTTTTAGAAGGTTTGAATTCTCTTTTTTTAGAAGATGATTTCACAACCGTAAATCTTGAAACAACATTGACAAATTCAAATGAAAAAGCTGATAAAACATTCAGATTTAAAGGAGATCCTAAATACGCTGAGATCTTGAAAATGGGTGGAATTGAAACCGTTAACTTAGCAAATAATCATATATTTGATTATTTAGAGCAGGGCTATAAAGATACAAAGACAGCATTAGAGAATGAGGAAATTGGATACTTTGGCTATGAAGATTCCTACATAACAAAAATAAAAGGTGTAAGGATTGGGGCTTTAGGATATGAGGGTTGGCAAGACACTTCAGTTATTCGAGCTCAAATTATGGATGATATTGAAGAATTAAGAGAACAAGGTGCTCAAATTATATTAATTCACTTTCATTGGGGAGATGAAAAACAGTATGTGCCAAATGAAACACAAACCTCATTAGCAAAATTCAGTATTGATTCTGGAGCAGATTTAATTCTTGGGCACCATCCCCATGTTATTCAGGGGATTGAAGAATATAAAGGGAAATTTATTGTCTATAGCTTAGGGAATTTTATGTTCGGAGGTAATAAAAATCCATCAGATAAAGATACATTTGTTTTCCAACAAACATTTTATATTGAAAATGGGATATTGAGTGAAAAGAAAGAGATTAACGTGATTCCTTTTTCAATTTCTTCCGTCACTTCCCACAATAATTATCAACCAACTTTGCTTAATGGAAAAGAACATGAAAGAGTAAAGGAAAAAATTATTCTTTATTCAAACCAAATAACAGAGTCAGATTGGCTCGTTTATGAGAAAGATTCAGAGACTTCTGAATAA
- a CDS encoding FxLYD domain-containing protein, translating to MFCTNCGANIVVKTANYCSNCGKELEEQLHPSSYKKKKILVYLTPCLSVLLVSSGLFLTHTYESKVNAKVLNFQEKAENAALSGEYNKALSLINTGLSYRSDYSVLKKEKEIVESVIDLNQDLNDVEQKILNEQFEDAQKELNTIKRQVDTTTSPLFVKLTYEIDQVETSVKVGAMKEEINQLTTIDELAAKLSTLYSLEVQEASEIKQQIYKKMVSISASEAESYLEQKHFNKAINSVEDALQYVVNNEKLLSLKDRINGEKTAFEVAEQERINKAIQVAKKEEQMNLTKAVELVETKVNVDKYGDAYIKGSVKNNGTQSVHSIVIEFRVLSEKGSVLEEGKTNVFPNKLQPGQAGEFEHISYSTKEKVMVEVTNISWLLEEKKG from the coding sequence ATGTTCTGTACTAACTGTGGAGCGAATATTGTCGTAAAGACTGCGAATTATTGTTCAAATTGTGGAAAAGAACTGGAAGAACAACTTCATCCATCTTCATATAAAAAAAAGAAAATACTTGTTTATTTAACCCCATGTTTAAGTGTACTACTTGTTTCCTCAGGGTTATTTTTGACACATACATATGAGTCAAAGGTAAATGCCAAAGTTTTAAATTTCCAAGAGAAAGCTGAAAATGCTGCATTAAGTGGAGAATATAATAAGGCCTTATCATTGATTAATACCGGCCTTTCATACCGTAGTGATTACAGTGTTCTGAAGAAAGAAAAAGAAATCGTTGAATCTGTTATCGACTTAAATCAAGATCTAAATGATGTTGAACAAAAAATATTAAATGAACAGTTTGAAGACGCTCAAAAAGAACTTAACACAATTAAAAGACAAGTTGATACAACAACTTCACCATTGTTTGTGAAACTGACCTATGAAATTGACCAGGTTGAAACGAGTGTTAAGGTCGGTGCTATGAAAGAAGAAATTAATCAATTAACGACAATTGACGAACTAGCAGCTAAGCTGTCTACACTTTATTCTTTGGAAGTCCAGGAAGCTTCAGAAATAAAACAGCAAATTTATAAAAAAATGGTTAGTATAAGTGCTTCTGAAGCAGAAAGTTATCTGGAACAAAAGCACTTTAATAAGGCAATAAATTCTGTTGAGGACGCACTGCAATATGTAGTTAATAATGAAAAATTATTATCTTTAAAGGATCGAATTAACGGCGAAAAGACAGCATTTGAGGTAGCAGAGCAAGAGAGAATTAACAAGGCAATACAAGTTGCCAAAAAGGAAGAACAGATGAACCTCACTAAAGCTGTAGAATTAGTAGAGACAAAAGTTAACGTTGATAAATATGGTGATGCCTATATTAAAGGATCTGTAAAAAACAATGGTACGCAAAGTGTTCATTCAATAGTAATTGAATTTCGAGTTTTAAGTGAAAAAGGTTCTGTACTAGAAGAAGGCAAGACAAATGTTTTTCCAAATAAGTTACAGCCTGGTCAAGCAGGTGAATTTGAGCATATTTCATATTCAACGAAAGAAAAGGTAATGGTTGAGGTTACGAATATATCATGGCTTTTAGAAGAGAAGAAAGGATAA
- a CDS encoding MarR family winged helix-turn-helix transcriptional regulator, with amino-acid sequence MNNRQEKMYEMEALMRNVYRKLRQEMNLVYDNEMSRNEFFILKTLYEQGPKKSSDLSKMLNVSASHITAITDSLIEKKWIDRVRSVQDRRIVDIHLTENGKNTLLMFEKKKTDFLLDKFNEFSEEDIKNFIILFNKLLKA; translated from the coding sequence TTGAATAATCGTCAAGAAAAAATGTATGAAATGGAAGCTTTAATGCGAAATGTATATAGAAAATTACGTCAAGAAATGAATCTTGTTTATGATAACGAAATGTCAAGAAACGAGTTTTTTATATTAAAGACTTTGTATGAACAAGGCCCAAAAAAGTCTTCCGATCTATCTAAAATGTTAAATGTCTCTGCATCTCATATTACAGCCATAACAGACTCTCTAATTGAAAAAAAATGGATTGACCGTGTTCGCTCTGTTCAAGATCGTAGAATTGTAGATATTCACCTTACTGAAAACGGAAAAAACACACTTCTAATGTTTGAAAAGAAAAAAACAGATTTTTTATTAGATAAATTTAATGAGTTTAGCGAGGAAGATATAAAGAATTTTATTATTTTGTTTAACAAACTATTAAAAGCTTAA
- a CDS encoding VOC family protein yields MAVLGFEHVGIQIADIDRSITFYQEVVGLKLLDRFIHTDGKMKLAFLGVDNQIIVELIEGYNPNLPDEGKVHHIAFKVDNIEDEKKRLQNANVEWIFEDITVLPNGAKYIFFRGPDKEWIEFFEN; encoded by the coding sequence GTGGCTGTTTTAGGTTTCGAACATGTAGGGATTCAAATAGCTGATATCGATCGATCAATTACTTTTTATCAAGAGGTGGTTGGCTTAAAACTTTTAGATAGGTTTATACATACAGATGGAAAAATGAAATTGGCATTCCTAGGAGTGGATAACCAAATCATAGTCGAATTAATTGAAGGGTATAATCCGAACCTACCTGATGAAGGAAAAGTACATCATATCGCATTTAAGGTTGATAACATTGAAGATGAGAAGAAGAGATTACAGAATGCAAATGTAGAATGGATTTTTGAAGATATTACTGTATTGCCAAATGGTGCAAAGTATATTTTCTTCCGTGGACCTGATAAAGAATGGATAGAATTCTTTGAAAATTAA
- the bioB gene encoding biotin synthase BioB translates to MNWDLVADEVINGKVLTKIEALSILECPDEDLLKLLDGAFKIRRHYYGKKVKLNMIMNTKSGFCPENCGYCSQSIISKAPIQKYRMLDKETILKGAEQAYHLQVGTYCIVASGRGPTDKEVNHVVSAVEEIKEKYGLKICACLGILKPDQADKLKEAGVDRYNHNINTSREHHKEITTSHTYEDRLNTINIVKKSGISPCSGVIVGMRETLQDVVQMAFSLKELDADSIPVNFLHAIDGTPLEGTNELNPMYCLKVLALFRFINPSKEIRISGGREVNLGSLQPLGLFAANSIFVGDYLTTEGQASTSDHKMLEDLGFEVDFQYQ, encoded by the coding sequence ATGAATTGGGACTTAGTGGCTGATGAAGTAATAAACGGAAAAGTTTTAACAAAAATTGAGGCTCTCTCCATTTTAGAATGTCCAGATGAAGACCTGTTAAAATTATTGGATGGTGCATTCAAAATAAGAAGACATTATTATGGGAAAAAAGTTAAGTTAAATATGATTATGAATACAAAATCAGGATTTTGTCCGGAAAACTGTGGATATTGTTCCCAATCCATCATATCAAAGGCACCTATTCAGAAATATCGTATGCTGGACAAAGAGACAATTTTAAAGGGAGCAGAGCAAGCGTACCATCTTCAAGTAGGCACTTATTGTATTGTGGCAAGTGGTAGAGGACCAACTGATAAAGAGGTTAACCATGTTGTATCTGCTGTTGAAGAGATTAAAGAAAAATATGGTTTGAAAATTTGTGCCTGTTTGGGCATTCTAAAACCGGACCAAGCAGATAAGCTAAAAGAAGCTGGAGTTGATCGATATAATCACAATATTAATACCTCAAGAGAACATCACAAAGAAATTACAACTTCGCATACATATGAGGACCGATTGAACACTATTAATATTGTGAAAAAAAGTGGGATTTCACCATGTTCCGGAGTGATTGTAGGAATGAGGGAAACTCTTCAAGATGTAGTTCAAATGGCTTTTAGTTTGAAAGAGCTTGATGCAGACTCTATTCCGGTTAATTTCTTACATGCTATAGATGGTACTCCGCTAGAAGGAACAAATGAATTAAATCCAATGTATTGCCTAAAAGTACTAGCACTATTTCGGTTCATAAACCCAAGTAAGGAAATCAGAATTTCCGGCGGACGTGAGGTAAACCTTGGATCGCTTCAACCACTTGGATTGTTCGCAGCAAATTCAATATTTGTTGGAGATTATTTAACAACAGAAGGGCAAGCAAGTACTAGTGATCACAAAATGTTAGAGGACTTAGGATTTGAAGTTGATTTCCAATATCAGTAA
- a CDS encoding sporulation protein: protein MSFFNKMLASVGIGSAKVDAKLSGSTIRVGEKVEGIIEVKGGNIEQSIDELYLTVNTNYEKEENDRVVHKEAVIANIKLNEPFVIMPGETKTIPFTFELPLDTPITMGSSKVWLQTEADIKGSLDPSDRDIVIIDPHILVDKTLKALNDLGFSLRKVKNEAASYKVRKRLPFVQEFEFVPTTGQFNKKLDEVEIMFSPLNESNIEIFLEVDRKARGIGGLFSEALDLDESMVKFTLHENELGNIKEILQDILYKHS from the coding sequence ATGTCTTTTTTTAATAAAATGTTAGCTAGTGTTGGGATTGGATCTGCTAAAGTAGATGCAAAACTATCAGGTTCGACTATTAGAGTTGGAGAGAAGGTAGAAGGAATCATTGAGGTAAAAGGCGGGAATATTGAACAATCAATTGATGAGTTATATCTAACAGTTAATACAAATTATGAAAAGGAAGAAAATGATAGAGTTGTTCACAAAGAAGCAGTTATTGCTAATATAAAGCTTAATGAGCCATTTGTTATCATGCCTGGCGAGACAAAAACAATCCCATTTACATTTGAGCTACCACTGGATACTCCTATTACGATGGGGTCATCGAAAGTTTGGTTGCAAACAGAAGCTGATATAAAGGGATCTTTAGATCCGTCAGATCGGGATATTGTCATTATCGACCCACATATCTTAGTTGATAAAACTCTCAAAGCACTAAATGATCTTGGGTTTTCATTAAGAAAAGTTAAAAATGAAGCAGCTTCCTATAAGGTAAGAAAAAGATTACCATTTGTGCAGGAATTTGAGTTTGTTCCAACAACCGGTCAATTTAATAAAAAGTTAGATGAAGTAGAAATCATGTTTTCTCCCCTTAATGAATCAAATATTGAGATATTCCTTGAAGTTGACCGAAAAGCTAGAGGTATTGGAGGACTCTTCTCTGAAGCACTTGATTTGGATGAGTCTATGGTGAAATTTACTCTCCATGAAAATGAATTAGGCAATATAAAAGAGATTTTACAGGATATCTTATATAAACATAGCTAA
- a CDS encoding YozD family protein yields MKEIEVIIDTEEIAEFFYNELTKRGYVPGEEELGELADITFDYLLNKCIIDEDLDFDE; encoded by the coding sequence GTGAAGGAAATTGAAGTAATAATTGATACTGAGGAAATTGCGGAGTTCTTTTACAATGAGCTCACAAAAAGAGGGTATGTTCCAGGCGAGGAAGAACTTGGAGAGCTTGCTGATATAACATTTGATTACCTTCTAAACAAATGTATTATCGATGAAGATTTAGATTTTGACGAATAA